GCTATAGATGCTGTTTATACTTCAACCCGTTATGGAAATGTAATGTGCTCTAGAGGATCTATTATCCCATTATTTATCAAGCAGATAAAAGAAGGAAAACCTCTTACCATTACGAATCCTAAAATGACAAGATTCATGATGTCACTTAATGATTCTGTAGATCTTGTTATGTTTGCGTTTGAAAACGGAAATCCAGGTGATATTTTCGTGCAAAAATCTCCTGCAGCAACTATTGAGACTTTAGCGATAGCACTAAAAGAACTTTTTTCGGCAAATAATGAAATCCAAATTATTGGAGAAAGACATGCTGAAAAAATGTATGAAACACTTTGTGCTAAAGAAGAAATGGCCAAAGCAGAGGATATGGGCGATTTCTATAGAATACCTGCAGATTTCAGAGATTTGAATTATACTAAATATGTACAGACAGATGGACCGAAATTATTAACAGATGAATATAATTCTGATAATACCCATCAGCTGAATGTAGAAGAACTTAAAGAATTGTTGCTCACTTTAGATGAAGTTAAAGAAGAATTAAAAAACCATAACCCGAAAGAATTATAATATGAAGAACATTGTAATATTAGGAGCTTCTGGTATGGCAGGACATGTGGTTTATACAGTTCTGAAAGAAAAACTGGATAAACAGAATTATAATATTTTGGGTACAACCAACAGCAATAATTTTTCTGGCATCACCCAAAAATTAGATATTTTTGATACAAGCGTACTAGAGGAATATTTGACGGAAGTAAAACCATATATGGTTATCAACTGTATAGGTATGCTTATAAGAAGTTCAAAACAGTTTCCTGATAAAACAATTTTTGCCAATTCATATTTTCCTCATTTCTTAGCCAGACTGGCTTCCGAAAATTCATTTAAACTTATTCATATTTCAACAGACTGTGTTTTTTCTGGTAAAACTGGAGGGTATACCGAAGATTCAGTAAAAGATGCTGCTGATGTTTATGGGATGTCCAAAGCTTTGGGAGAGATTATTGATGATAAAAACCTTACCATCAGAACCTCTATCATAGGTCCGGAAATAAAAGAAAATGGAGAAGGGTTATTTGACTGGTTTATGAAAACCGGTGAAACCAGCGTTAGTGGATATAAAAGTAATTTTTGGTCAGGAGTAACCACCTTGGAACTGGCTAAATTCATCACTTGGTTAATTGATAATAATAACTTTGATCACTTAATTCACTTAACAAATAGCGAGGCAATTTCAAAACATTCTTTACTGAATATATTTAATGACGTGTTTGAACAGAATAAGACTATTAATGACGATAGAGATTATATCTGTAATAAATCATTTATCAATACAAACAAACAGTTGACATACCAGGTTCCTACTTATCGGAAGATGCTTGAAGAACAAAAGGAATTTATGAAGAATCATTCAGACTTATATAAACATTATAAAATATAAGAATTGAAGAATTCAAATATTGCAAAGCTGATATCAAATTATGGAAGCCGTCTCTGGTCTCTGGTGTCGGTTTTTATTTTCGTTCCTTTTTATATTAAGATCTTAGGGGTTGAGAACTATGCAGTGATTGGTTTTTATACCCTGATCCTGGGAATCATCAGTTTTGCAGATTCAGGTATGTCTTCAGCTGTCATTAAGGAGTTTTCACAGGATGGGCACTCTCCATCATACAAGTACAGTATCTTTAGAAGTATTGAAAACCTGTACCTTATTGTATGTGTTTTCATAATGACAGTTTTAGCCTTTGGCTCAGATTTTATTGCGGGAAAATGGCTGAATTCCAATACTATTGAGATAGGGACGCTTTCTTATTATATCTCTTTAATTGGCATAGGAACAACCTTGCAATTACTTTCATCTTTATACTTTGGAGCTCTTTTCGGATTGGGAGAGCAGGTAAAAGCTAATTTCTATCAGATTATCTGGAATATTTTTCGTGCCGGAATTGTTATACCGGTTTTAATTTTTTATAAGCCGACACTGGAAGTATACTTTCTATGGCAGATTGGCTGTAATCTTCTTTATTTGGCTGTTTTAAGGATGGGATCAATAAGTATTCTAAAAAGTTTAGCCCCTGATCTTAAAAGGTCTTTTAAAAAAATTCCGGAAAATATTCTAAAATATATTGGCGGTATGGTTTTTATCGCAATAATTTCAGCAGTAAATATACAGGCAGATAAAATTATAACCAGCTCTATCTTTTCATTGAAAACCTTTGGTTATTACAACCTGGCATCCCTTATTTCACAGATTCCTGTGATTCTTGGAACCCCATTGGTAATGTTTGCCTTTCCTCTGTTTTCTAAGTTTTCATCTGATCAAAAAAATACGGATATTACTTTTGATAAAATTGCATTTCTGTTAAGTATAATAATATTCCCGATTTCATTTTTAATTATATTTTTTCCTGAAGAAATATTAAAATTATGGAACGGTAAGAATATTGAAAGTGAAATGTTTGCACCATTAGCTGGTGTAACGAGACTGCTGATCACGGGGTCCGTTTTTTTGGCATTACAGCTGCCGTTATTTTATATACTTTTGTCCAAAGGAAAAACAAAATATACCATTTACCAGGGAGTAATACAGGTAGTTCTTGGTATTCCGCTTTTATATTTTTGTGCAAAAACTTATGGATTAGGGGCTGTTCCATTTCCTTGGATCCTGATAAACTTTGGATCATATGTATTTTTACTTTTTATTGTATTTAAAAATTTTATAAAAATAAATTTTTTATATTATTTTAAAAGAACGTTTATTATACCTTTTTTTATTAGTCTCTCAATTTCTTTTTTATTTTACCTGCTGCATAAAATTATTCATGTAAATATAATTTTATACTTGGCACTTATTGGGAGTATATCGCTACTAATGAATATTGTAGTTGATAATATTCTTAATAAAAGGTATTTTAAGGAATATAAACATTTGTATAACTTCCCAAGGTAACAACTATGAATACGACACCACTTTTAAGTATACTTATAGCAACAAAAGATAGAGAGTTTTACTGTATAGAATCTATTAAATCTATCCTTAATTTTAATAGTGATATTATTGAAATATGCGTTTCGGATAATAGTAACAGCGATAAAGTAAAAGATTTTGTAGAACAGGTTAATTCAGCTGCTATCAAATATATTCATACCAATGAGAAAATTTCATTTATTGAAAATTTCAACAGATGTATGGAGCTTGCGTCCGGTAAATATGTAACTCTGATTGGAGATGATGATACCATTCTGAAGACATCTATAGATTATGCCGTATATGCTGATAAGAATAATATAGACAGTATTTCATCTGATAACAATATTTCATATTATTGGCCGGGAGCATTGAAAGGGTATCCTGATGGCCTTGAAACAATTATATTGGCATCTGATGGAATCAGAGAATTTCATCCTAAGAAATATTTATCCCAATTATTGGGAAATGGTTTACAGCATTATCTGCTTTACCCGCTCCCTCGAACTTACCATGGAATTGTAAAAAGAGAGAAGTTGATGGAAGTAAAGAACAAAACGGGTAAATTTTTCGGAGGATTAAGTCCGGATATTTATTCTTCAATATCATTATCCTGCATCATTGAAAAGCATTATGTTGTAGATGTACCATTATCAATAGCAGGGGTATGTGCTAAAAGTGCTTCGGCAAGTAATATAAGAGGAGAGCATGCTGGTGAAATGTCGCAGTCACCACTTTTAAATAACATCAAAGATTATAAATGGAGTATTTATATTCCTTATTTTTATAGTGTTAATACCATCTGGGCTGAATCGGCAATGAAAGCGTTGGAAGATATGGGTGAATCCTCTTTAATAAATGAATTTAATAAATTCAGGTTAATGGCTCATGCTACCATTAATAATAGAAAATCTATCCCAAAGATTATCAAACGCGAAAATCAGTTATTAAAAGCAGAAAGTAAAAAAAGTACGGCTGCTTATTATGGAAAAATGGCTCAGGAATATGCTGTGATAGTTAAAAACAAAATCGAACTCATAGCAAAAAATAAATTATCAAGAAAAAAAGAATATACTTTTACAAAAGTTAGCAATATTTCTGATGCTATAGCTAACTTCGATAATCTAAATAATTCATAATGCTGTTTTATTTATTTCCATACCTGTATATAACCTTTGTATCCCTTAACTTATATTTCAGTAAGGTAAAGATTAACTTTTGGATAATGTTAATTTTACTTATTCCTGCACTTCTGGTTGTTGTATTAAGAGGTAATGTAGGAACAGACAGCTTTTTCTACTTAGCTCTGCTTCAGGATTATAAGCTGTATGGGGAAAGTGGAATGAAGTATGAGCCAGGTTTTGAAATGTTGGGGAAAACTATTGCTTTTCTCGGGGCATCTCCCAGACTTGGGGTTGCTTTAATTGCAGTTATATCCTCCTTTATTTTATGTAAAATATATTCCCGTTCCAGGAATGAAATGATACTGCTGGCATTGTTGGTTTTTCCTCTGTTCTTTTATGATTTTACGATGAACGGTATACGGTACGGGTTAAGTTTTTGTTTAGCAACGTTAGCCGTAGATAAACTCTATGAAAAGAAATATAAACAGTTTGCTCTCTGGGGAATAGTTGCGTTTTTGATACAATACTCTTCATTACTTATACTTCTTTTATTTGTAAGTGTACTTATTAAAAAGAAATACCAGATTCTTTTTCTGGGTGTATTATTGGTATTTATTGTTGTTTCTCCTTCTATATTTTCCTTTTTTATGGAGCGTGTTTCTAATAAAAGTGAAGATTACAGTCAATTATATGCTCCAAGTTTTGTTTCTGGTATGGCACCACTTTTTGTGGTCTTATTGATGTATATAAATTTTTTATGGTTTAACCGGAAAGAAAAATATTCTAAATTAATACATATTATATTGATATGCGAGGTTCTGTCCTTTATCTTTGCCAAATTCAGCTATGCCGGTCTTAGGTTTCAGGGAGCATTTATGTATTGTATGATTATATATTTGAAAAATAACACAAAGAAAATGGATCTTTCCTGGAAGTATACTGCGAATTTATTTGTAGTAAGTGTTTTTGCAATATTATTATTTGTTAAAAACATTACTACGGTTGTTCAAGACGAATTAACCCCCTTTTTACCATATCATTTTTTCTGGGAAGAAAAACATCCTGACAGATTATGAAAGTTTCAGTTATAATACCAATGTATAATGCAGAGAGAACAATTATAAAGTGTTTAAATTCTGTAGTAAATCAGCTTCCTCCGGATGATTTGGAAATAGTGATCGTTAATGATGGCTCTGTGGACAGATCACATGAAATAGTTGAAAAATTTATTCAGGAAAATAATAAATTCGATATAAAATTAATTGATCAGGAAAATAAAGGAGTTTCCGCAGCCAGAAATCTTGCAATTTATGAATCGAAACATGAGCTGTTGGCTTTAATAGATTCTGATGATATATGGTTGCCGGGTAAACTGAAACATCAGCTACAAATTTTATCAAAATATGATGCAGATTTTGTAGGCACTTTACATAATAATCTTGCATTAGGTTTTCCTTATAAACTTGAAGATGATATATTTAGAGTGAGTTTCAGTAAACTGATGATAAAAATGGCCCCCTCTACCATTACCTCTCTTTTTAAGAAAGATCTTATTAAAAGATCAGGGTTTTATGATGAAAAACAAAAATATACGGAAGACGGGAATTTATGGCTAAGATTCAGCAAACATGGCAAAATGATCATTTTAAATAAAAATTATGCCATCGCGGGCGACTTTAAACCCTTATTTGGGCAAAGCGGATTGTCCGGTAACTTAAAAGGAATGTATGAAGGTGAAATAAAGAATATTAAAGATATGGTAGGTTTCAAATATATTAATAGTATTCAATACTTATTATATTTTATCTATATTACATTGAAATATTATCGCCGTATAATTATAGTGAAATTAAGAAAATAAGGTATGTTTTTTAAAATTTTCTGGATCATCAGATATATCCTATATTCAGTTTTTTTTAAAAAAGCTGGATTTCCGGGATACCTAGGTCGCCCGATTATTATTTTGGGTATGAATAAAATCAGTATTGGCAAAAGGGTTAGAATATATCCTAATGCTAGACTGGAAGTTCATGGAAAAGATGCTGCACTTATTATTGAAGATAATGTGGGGATCTCTCAAAATGTACATATTACAGCAGGAGGAATTTTGGTAATTAAAAAATCAGCCACAATTCTGGCCAATACTTACGTTACGGACATTGATCATGAGTATGAAGATGTAAATGTACCCGTATTACAGCAGGAAATGAGCATAAAGAAAACTGAAATAGGTGAAAATTGTTTTATCGGAATGGGGGTGGCAATTCAGGCTGGTACAATATTGGGTAAACATTGTATTGTTGGATCCAATTCAGTAGTTAGAGGGACTTTTCCCGATTATTGTGTTATTGCAGGCATACCTGCTAAAATTATTAAAAAATATAATCCCGAAACAAAAATTTGGGAAAGAGCTAATTTGTGATATAAATAAAAACTGTATTTTGAATAGTATAAAGCTTTTACTTGTTATTTTCCTTTTTATGACGAATTGTAATTTCAATTCGCAGACTTTACTATTGGCAGATAACGGAAAATCACAATACCAGATTACAGTGGCTTCGGATGCCGATAAGAATGAAATTTTTGCCGCAACTGAATTTCAGAGATATTTTGAAAATATTTCAGGTATTAAACTTAATATTACAAAAAAAAACAAACTGGAAGGAAAGTTTTCCATATTTGTAGGA
Above is a window of Chryseobacterium shigense DNA encoding:
- a CDS encoding polysaccharide biosynthesis protein, which encodes MMLQDKILLITGGTGSFGNAMLKGFLNSGLKEIRIFSRDEKKQEDMRIEYKNDKLNFVVGDIRDFDSINSAMNGVNFVFHAAALKQVPSCEFYPMQAVQTNIIGAENVLEAAARNNVERVVVLSTDKAVYPINTMGMSKAIMEKLAVSKARDPRVQAIDAVYTSTRYGNVMCSRGSIIPLFIKQIKEGKPLTITNPKMTRFMMSLNDSVDLVMFAFENGNPGDIFVQKSPAATIETLAIALKELFSANNEIQIIGERHAEKMYETLCAKEEMAKAEDMGDFYRIPADFRDLNYTKYVQTDGPKLLTDEYNSDNTHQLNVEELKELLLTLDEVKEELKNHNPKEL
- a CDS encoding dTDP-4-dehydrorhamnose reductase family protein, with product MKNIVILGASGMAGHVVYTVLKEKLDKQNYNILGTTNSNNFSGITQKLDIFDTSVLEEYLTEVKPYMVINCIGMLIRSSKQFPDKTIFANSYFPHFLARLASENSFKLIHISTDCVFSGKTGGYTEDSVKDAADVYGMSKALGEIIDDKNLTIRTSIIGPEIKENGEGLFDWFMKTGETSVSGYKSNFWSGVTTLELAKFITWLIDNNNFDHLIHLTNSEAISKHSLLNIFNDVFEQNKTINDDRDYICNKSFINTNKQLTYQVPTYRKMLEEQKEFMKNHSDLYKHYKI
- a CDS encoding oligosaccharide flippase family protein; this encodes MIGFYTLILGIISFADSGMSSAVIKEFSQDGHSPSYKYSIFRSIENLYLIVCVFIMTVLAFGSDFIAGKWLNSNTIEIGTLSYYISLIGIGTTLQLLSSLYFGALFGLGEQVKANFYQIIWNIFRAGIVIPVLIFYKPTLEVYFLWQIGCNLLYLAVLRMGSISILKSLAPDLKRSFKKIPENILKYIGGMVFIAIISAVNIQADKIITSSIFSLKTFGYYNLASLISQIPVILGTPLVMFAFPLFSKFSSDQKNTDITFDKIAFLLSIIIFPISFLIIFFPEEILKLWNGKNIESEMFAPLAGVTRLLITGSVFLALQLPLFYILLSKGKTKYTIYQGVIQVVLGIPLLYFCAKTYGLGAVPFPWILINFGSYVFLLFIVFKNFIKINFLYYFKRTFIIPFFISLSISFLFYLLHKIIHVNIILYLALIGSISLLMNIVVDNILNKRYFKEYKHLYNFPR
- a CDS encoding glycosyltransferase family 2 protein, coding for MNTTPLLSILIATKDREFYCIESIKSILNFNSDIIEICVSDNSNSDKVKDFVEQVNSAAIKYIHTNEKISFIENFNRCMELASGKYVTLIGDDDTILKTSIDYAVYADKNNIDSISSDNNISYYWPGALKGYPDGLETIILASDGIREFHPKKYLSQLLGNGLQHYLLYPLPRTYHGIVKREKLMEVKNKTGKFFGGLSPDIYSSISLSCIIEKHYVVDVPLSIAGVCAKSASASNIRGEHAGEMSQSPLLNNIKDYKWSIYIPYFYSVNTIWAESAMKALEDMGESSLINEFNKFRLMAHATINNRKSIPKIIKRENQLLKAESKKSTAAYYGKMAQEYAVIVKNKIELIAKNKLSRKKEYTFTKVSNISDAIANFDNLNNS
- a CDS encoding EpsG family protein; its protein translation is MLFYLFPYLYITFVSLNLYFSKVKINFWIMLILLIPALLVVVLRGNVGTDSFFYLALLQDYKLYGESGMKYEPGFEMLGKTIAFLGASPRLGVALIAVISSFILCKIYSRSRNEMILLALLVFPLFFYDFTMNGIRYGLSFCLATLAVDKLYEKKYKQFALWGIVAFLIQYSSLLILLLFVSVLIKKKYQILFLGVLLVFIVVSPSIFSFFMERVSNKSEDYSQLYAPSFVSGMAPLFVVLLMYINFLWFNRKEKYSKLIHIILICEVLSFIFAKFSYAGLRFQGAFMYCMIIYLKNNTKKMDLSWKYTANLFVVSVFAILLFVKNITTVVQDELTPFLPYHFFWEEKHPDRL
- a CDS encoding glycosyltransferase family 2 protein, with the translated sequence MKVSVIIPMYNAERTIIKCLNSVVNQLPPDDLEIVIVNDGSVDRSHEIVEKFIQENNKFDIKLIDQENKGVSAARNLAIYESKHELLALIDSDDIWLPGKLKHQLQILSKYDADFVGTLHNNLALGFPYKLEDDIFRVSFSKLMIKMAPSTITSLFKKDLIKRSGFYDEKQKYTEDGNLWLRFSKHGKMIILNKNYAIAGDFKPLFGQSGLSGNLKGMYEGEIKNIKDMVGFKYINSIQYLLYFIYITLKYYRRIIIVKLRK
- a CDS encoding DapH/DapD/GlmU-related protein, producing the protein MFFKIFWIIRYILYSVFFKKAGFPGYLGRPIIILGMNKISIGKRVRIYPNARLEVHGKDAALIIEDNVGISQNVHITAGGILVIKKSATILANTYVTDIDHEYEDVNVPVLQQEMSIKKTEIGENCFIGMGVAIQAGTILGKHCIVGSNSVVRGTFPDYCVIAGIPAKIIKKYNPETKIWERANL